One part of the Methylobacterium terrae genome encodes these proteins:
- the fliF gene encoding flagellar basal-body MS-ring/collar protein FliF, which translates to MSGREQAERLWSNIVELGPRRLAALGLIGLVVFLAVGLGAYYLSRPAQETLYTGLSREDVARIGGVLKDAGIRFDVSADGAAVMVPYGNTAQARMLLAEKGLPQSSKSGYELFNDLGSLGMTSFMQEVTRVRALEGEIARTIQGMKGVRAARVHIVLPERGSFRRDQQPPSASVVVRTEPADDRSGAQAIRQLVASAIPGMKPDRVTVIGADGTLLLSGDDGGQAPTGKMASLEKDVSREVQDRIRRALAAWLGIGNFEVSVAAQLNTDKTSTNETIFNPDQQVARSVRSVRENENSQNRSAQRPTSAQANLPDQRTRSDGNDTASNETSKKEDLTNYEISQKVIQTVSDGYAVKHLSVAVLVNRSRLANGQQGQEAAAAVEKQIAEIEQLVASAAGASKERGDTIKVAAVGFINDGQALEPVPPLSIADVMVRQSATLINAATILVVAGLLIWFGLRPALRAILAVPEAAQTELAALDAAGAAAALPGAIEAGALPAPGAVPVVPGQPALAGPDGMPAMASLIEDMAEKARNSPQKRLEQMIDVDEEQVAAILKRWLLREEPA; encoded by the coding sequence CCGAGAGGCTGTGGAGCAACATCGTCGAGCTCGGCCCCCGGCGCCTCGCCGCGCTCGGGCTGATCGGTCTCGTGGTCTTCCTGGCGGTGGGCTTGGGCGCCTACTACCTGAGCCGGCCGGCGCAGGAGACGCTCTATACCGGCCTCTCGCGCGAGGACGTCGCCCGCATCGGCGGCGTTCTCAAGGATGCGGGCATCCGCTTCGACGTCAGCGCCGACGGCGCCGCCGTGATGGTGCCCTACGGCAATACCGCGCAGGCCCGCATGCTGCTCGCCGAGAAGGGCCTGCCGCAGAGCTCGAAGTCGGGCTACGAGCTGTTCAACGACCTCGGCTCCCTCGGCATGACCTCGTTCATGCAGGAGGTGACCCGGGTCCGCGCCCTCGAGGGCGAGATCGCCCGCACGATCCAGGGCATGAAGGGCGTGCGCGCGGCGCGGGTCCACATCGTGCTGCCCGAGCGCGGCTCGTTCCGGCGCGACCAGCAGCCGCCCTCCGCCTCCGTGGTGGTGCGGACCGAGCCCGCCGACGACCGCAGCGGCGCCCAGGCGATCCGCCAGCTCGTCGCCTCGGCGATCCCCGGCATGAAGCCCGACCGGGTCACGGTGATCGGCGCCGACGGCACCCTGCTCCTGTCGGGCGACGACGGCGGCCAGGCGCCGACCGGCAAGATGGCGAGCCTCGAGAAGGATGTCAGCCGCGAGGTCCAGGACCGGATCCGCCGGGCGCTCGCGGCCTGGCTCGGCATCGGCAACTTCGAGGTCAGCGTCGCGGCCCAGCTCAACACCGACAAGACCTCGACCAACGAGACGATCTTCAACCCAGACCAGCAGGTCGCCCGCTCGGTCCGCTCGGTGCGCGAGAACGAGAACAGCCAGAACCGCAGCGCCCAGCGGCCGACCAGCGCGCAAGCGAACCTGCCCGACCAGCGCACCCGCTCGGACGGCAACGACACCGCCAGCAACGAGACCTCCAAGAAGGAGGACCTGACCAACTACGAGATCTCCCAGAAGGTGATCCAGACGGTGAGCGACGGCTACGCGGTCAAGCACCTCTCGGTGGCGGTGCTGGTCAACCGCTCGCGCCTGGCGAACGGCCAGCAGGGCCAGGAGGCCGCGGCGGCGGTCGAGAAGCAGATCGCCGAGATCGAGCAGCTCGTCGCCTCGGCGGCCGGCGCCAGCAAGGAGCGCGGCGACACGATCAAGGTCGCGGCGGTCGGCTTCATCAACGACGGCCAGGCGCTCGAGCCGGTGCCGCCGCTCAGCATCGCCGACGTGATGGTGCGCCAGTCCGCGACCCTCATCAACGCGGCCACCATCCTGGTGGTGGCGGGCCTGCTGATCTGGTTCGGCCTGCGCCCGGCGCTCCGCGCCATCCTGGCGGTGCCGGAGGCGGCCCAGACCGAGCTCGCGGCGCTGGACGCGGCCGGCGCCGCCGCGGCCCTGCCGGGGGCGATCGAGGCCGGCGCCCTGCCGGCGCCGGGCGCCGTGCCGGTCGTCCCCGGCCAGCCGGCCCTCGCCGGCCCCGACGGGATGCCCGCCATGGCCAGCCTGATCGAGGACATGGCCGAGAAGGCCAGGAACTCGCCGCAGAAGCGGCTGGAGCAGATGATCGACGTCGACGAGGAGCAGGTCGCCGCCATCCTCAAGCGCTGGCTGCTGCGTGAGGAGCCGGCGTGA
- a CDS encoding MotB family protein, producing MSEGHQEIIIIKRHGDHEDGHHGGAWKIALADFMTAMMALFLVMWLINSTSKEQKQTIAEYFNPVKLAEVTHDKKGLRDPHDTPSEPGAEGGKAEGRGGEGKGDGKGEGKAGDKAGEAAPGSRARESALFQDPYAVLARLAAEGERGDTASADAAAVETGQPGISGGDAARDPFDPLYWQVEALPRHRTERPGKVGTAVTAPSENRLDAAGQVAGQVAGQVAGQVASAGKARDPKDAPTRVASADDGLPLTLRDPVKDAAAKDAAPKAAALKEPAPREAPKDAAKDPAKDPGKDSAKDPGREKAAETAAVAAMKAEIAKAVAPLATGTPVPKVEVRRSGEGILISITDEIDFSMFGIGSAEPTAKVVRAIEKIAKVINARPGRIVVRGHTDGRPFRSETYDNWRLSSARAQMASYMLVRGGVDESRIERIEGYADRQPRNPADPKAAENRRIEILVRGLPE from the coding sequence ATGTCCGAGGGCCATCAGGAAATCATCATCATCAAGCGCCACGGCGACCACGAGGACGGCCATCACGGCGGTGCGTGGAAGATCGCGCTCGCCGACTTCATGACCGCCATGATGGCGCTGTTCCTGGTGATGTGGCTGATCAACTCGACCAGCAAGGAGCAGAAGCAGACCATCGCCGAGTACTTCAACCCGGTGAAGCTCGCCGAGGTCACCCACGACAAGAAGGGTCTTCGCGATCCCCACGACACCCCCTCCGAGCCCGGCGCCGAGGGCGGCAAGGCCGAGGGCAGGGGCGGCGAAGGCAAGGGGGACGGCAAGGGCGAGGGCAAGGCCGGCGACAAGGCCGGCGAGGCCGCGCCGGGCAGCCGGGCGCGGGAATCGGCCCTGTTCCAGGACCCCTACGCGGTGCTGGCGCGGCTGGCCGCCGAGGGCGAGCGCGGCGACACCGCGAGCGCCGACGCGGCGGCGGTTGAGACCGGCCAGCCGGGCATCAGCGGCGGCGACGCGGCGCGCGACCCGTTCGACCCGCTCTACTGGCAGGTCGAGGCCCTGCCGCGCCACCGCACCGAGCGCCCCGGCAAGGTCGGCACCGCGGTGACGGCCCCGTCCGAGAATCGCCTCGACGCTGCCGGGCAAGTGGCCGGGCAAGTGGCCGGGCAAGTCGCCGGGCAAGTGGCCTCGGCGGGCAAGGCGCGCGATCCGAAGGACGCGCCCACCCGCGTCGCCTCGGCCGACGACGGGCTGCCGCTCACCCTGCGGGATCCGGTCAAGGACGCCGCGGCGAAGGACGCGGCGCCGAAAGCGGCCGCCCTCAAGGAGCCGGCGCCCAGGGAGGCTCCGAAGGACGCCGCCAAAGACCCTGCCAAGGATCCCGGCAAGGATTCCGCAAAGGATCCCGGCAGGGAGAAGGCGGCCGAGACCGCCGCGGTCGCCGCGATGAAGGCCGAGATCGCCAAGGCGGTGGCGCCGCTCGCCACCGGCACGCCGGTTCCCAAGGTCGAGGTGCGCCGCTCCGGCGAGGGCATCCTGATCAGCATCACCGACGAGATCGACTTCAGCATGTTCGGCATCGGCTCGGCCGAGCCGACCGCGAAGGTGGTGCGGGCGATCGAGAAGATCGCCAAGGTGATCAACGCCCGGCCGGGCCGCATCGTGGTCCGCGGCCATACCGACGGGCGGCCGTTCCGCTCCGAGACCTACGACAACTGGCGCCTCTCGAGCGCCCGGGCGCAGATGGCCTCCTACATGCTGGTGCGCGGCGGCGTCGACGAGTCCCGGATCGAGCGCATCGAGGGCTACGCCGACCGCCAGCCGCGCAACCCCGCCGACCCGAAGGCGGCGGAGAACCGGCGCATCGAGATCCTGGTGCGGGGGCTGCCCGAATGA
- a CDS encoding chemotaxis protein MotC, with product MSRRLGVGLVLAGFLLALLPAALPARAGGDGHAAPAADAHGGGHGGGGGHGEPAKPVEPLPVAPRGLPVELVRTLQLLQDRIARGSTQAHLAQRQLLGHIEQRLLALEPEAWTNPENVRAAVVFALSGGGPTLLRRMRETAKLPEDGAALVQGALAYLEGREREARTLLGRFDPRTQPPGLAGQLALTQAALAVREAPRRAIELLDLARLLAPGTLVEEGALRREIFIHAQGGDAQRFEALSVQYLRRFRRSVYAGNFRQRFATALTRLDFGSDRARVARLERMLDEIEPGERRDLYLLVARAGLEQGRRETATFAAERALSLAGPDSEAAARARLYRAAALIVVDGRYEEGLESLRAVDRAGLDPADLSLLDAALSTAGQIRGGPAPAPTAAPVAPAAPPAGGRQLPEAASIARAREALAQVDRMIDRTDP from the coding sequence ATGAGCCGCCGCCTCGGCGTCGGCCTCGTGCTGGCCGGATTCCTCCTCGCGCTGCTCCCGGCGGCCCTGCCGGCCCGCGCCGGCGGCGACGGCCACGCCGCGCCGGCCGCCGACGCGCATGGCGGCGGACACGGCGGGGGAGGGGGCCACGGCGAGCCGGCAAAGCCCGTCGAGCCGCTGCCGGTGGCGCCCCGCGGCCTGCCGGTCGAGCTGGTGCGCACGCTCCAGCTCCTGCAGGACCGCATCGCCCGCGGCTCGACCCAGGCCCACCTCGCCCAGCGCCAGCTCCTCGGCCACATCGAGCAGCGCCTGCTCGCCCTCGAGCCCGAGGCGTGGACGAACCCCGAGAACGTGCGGGCGGCGGTGGTCTTCGCGCTCAGCGGCGGCGGTCCGACGCTGCTGCGGCGGATGCGCGAGACCGCGAAGCTGCCGGAGGACGGCGCCGCCCTGGTCCAGGGCGCGCTCGCCTATCTCGAGGGCCGCGAGCGCGAGGCCAGGACCCTGCTCGGCCGCTTCGATCCCCGCACGCAACCCCCCGGCCTCGCCGGCCAGCTCGCCCTGACCCAGGCGGCGCTCGCCGTGCGCGAGGCGCCGCGCCGGGCGATCGAGCTTCTCGACCTCGCCCGGCTGCTGGCGCCCGGCACCCTGGTGGAGGAGGGCGCGCTGCGCCGCGAGATCTTCATCCACGCGCAGGGCGGCGACGCGCAGCGCTTCGAGGCCCTGTCGGTCCAGTACCTGCGGCGGTTCCGCCGCTCGGTCTATGCCGGCAACTTCCGCCAGCGCTTCGCCACGGCGCTGACCCGGCTCGATTTCGGCAGCGACCGCGCCCGCGTCGCCCGGCTCGAGCGGATGCTCGACGAGATCGAGCCGGGGGAGCGGCGCGACCTCTACCTGCTGGTCGCCCGGGCCGGTCTCGAGCAGGGCCGGCGCGAGACCGCGACCTTCGCGGCCGAGCGGGCGCTCAGCCTCGCCGGCCCCGACAGCGAGGCCGCTGCGCGTGCCCGGCTCTACCGCGCGGCCGCCCTCATCGTGGTGGACGGACGCTACGAGGAGGGCCTCGAATCCCTGCGCGCCGTCGACCGGGCCGGGCTCGACCCGGCCGACCTCTCCCTCCTCGACGCGGCGCTCTCCACCGCCGGCCAGATCCGCGGCGGGCCTGCGCCCGCGCCCACCGCAGCCCCGGTCGCGCCCGCCGCCCCGCCCGCAGGCGGGCGCCAGCTTCCCGAAGCCGCATCGATCGCCCGGGCGCGGGAGGCGCTCGCGCAGGTCGACCGGATGATCGACAGGACCGACCCGTGA
- a CDS encoding flagellar hook-length control protein FliK: MTPLDAMLPGPRPRLDGAPKPGDPARPGAGPGFDAVLEGFEGRGSAARQAGTPAPEAGAAPEEPAPRTDAAPRAATLGALLAGSPPAAPVRPGGADIAALMERAAGRATAPGPTDAATASVPEGDAPAGPPAGAPPAAAAPSPIPPHPEAFAIRSQTVAAARALPPREAAPPPVAPSRAASATQAPVAAEDAAPEKDATPATEAEPAPAPSGVAPFAAVPWPVRSDAAIQPLPAATPGPSTPIPAATRSVRFVADPAPAGPHPDRAAAARPVAAVVAQETHFAPVAAPTGRTAPAAAGEPAAFGGTAPAAGRPAPAMPEASSLGVSGPAVAAGRATPPGNSRLAAASSAAPPSPLAPSEADGGPVRPGAQPAVPLRQPLPAPARVATASGPAAPAGVPSSGRPAPVDPAPLPGDARLPAAAASARPSLIASGEPDGTPAPVVAAPAAPLPQPLARPASAAPGAGAASPLSPPGTGAPAPGPAIQHLSSSDRAAAPERPSGDAGSAAPGSAPPSAIASGEPDGAPARVAVVPAAPAPQPLAQQPLAQPARATPLPAASLSQPPAAASVSLPGTSPTASPPAAPGEPPSSGRGPAVTPDIAVDRPAPAAPARTPEPPHRNDGERPAPSNARLQSEARLQPEAKPVAPGEHPADGAEPAAPGPAATASGLAPAALPPATLRQIADAVTAGAPPPPDSAAIRAGASAAALAAAAQAEGPVRLLTLQLRPAELGQVLVRMRLQDGRLEMSLRAEREETAELLRRDGGLLTALVREAGYQPDLVTVQVGRVPGQDAPGQTSPGQSASPQGGQSPSAFAGGQQQGGATPDQPARRTPDAPEEGGRRTMEQRDEAHPGDRDGGGLYL, translated from the coding sequence GTGACACCCCTCGACGCGATGCTGCCGGGCCCGCGGCCGCGCCTCGACGGCGCCCCCAAACCCGGTGACCCGGCCCGCCCCGGTGCCGGCCCCGGCTTCGACGCCGTGCTCGAAGGCTTCGAGGGCCGCGGATCCGCCGCCCGGCAGGCCGGGACGCCTGCGCCGGAGGCCGGGGCGGCCCCGGAGGAGCCGGCCCCGCGCACCGACGCGGCCCCGCGCGCCGCGACCCTGGGCGCGCTCCTCGCCGGCTCGCCCCCCGCCGCGCCCGTCCGACCGGGCGGAGCCGACATCGCCGCCCTGATGGAGCGGGCCGCCGGCCGCGCGACCGCGCCGGGCCCGACCGACGCCGCGACGGCCTCGGTGCCCGAGGGCGACGCCCCGGCCGGGCCACCCGCAGGGGCTCCCCCGGCCGCCGCGGCGCCCAGTCCGATCCCGCCGCACCCCGAGGCGTTCGCCATCCGGTCGCAGACGGTTGCGGCGGCGCGCGCGCTCCCGCCGCGGGAGGCCGCGCCGCCTCCGGTCGCGCCGTCGCGCGCCGCGTCGGCGACGCAGGCGCCGGTCGCGGCCGAGGACGCCGCTCCCGAGAAGGACGCGACCCCCGCGACCGAGGCCGAGCCGGCACCCGCCCCGTCCGGCGTCGCTCCGTTCGCGGCGGTGCCGTGGCCGGTCCGCAGCGACGCCGCGATCCAGCCGCTCCCGGCGGCGACACCCGGGCCCTCCACCCCGATTCCGGCGGCGACGCGGAGCGTCCGGTTCGTCGCGGACCCGGCACCCGCCGGTCCGCATCCCGACCGCGCCGCCGCGGCGCGGCCGGTCGCGGCCGTGGTCGCGCAGGAAACGCATTTCGCCCCGGTCGCGGCGCCGACCGGCCGCACGGCTCCGGCCGCCGCAGGCGAACCGGCCGCCTTCGGGGGGACCGCACCGGCCGCGGGCCGGCCGGCTCCCGCCATGCCCGAGGCCTCGTCGCTCGGCGTCTCCGGCCCCGCGGTGGCTGCCGGGCGCGCGACCCCGCCGGGGAATAGCCGTCTCGCGGCGGCGTCGAGTGCTGCCCCGCCGTCCCCGCTCGCCCCGAGCGAGGCCGACGGCGGCCCGGTTCGGCCCGGCGCGCAGCCCGCCGTACCGCTGCGGCAGCCTCTCCCCGCGCCGGCCCGCGTCGCGACGGCGTCCGGCCCCGCCGCTCCGGCAGGCGTCCCGTCATCCGGTCGCCCGGCCCCCGTCGATCCCGCGCCCTTGCCCGGGGACGCCCGGCTCCCGGCGGCGGCGGCCTCCGCCCGGCCGTCGCTGATCGCCTCGGGCGAGCCGGACGGCACCCCGGCCCCGGTCGTCGCGGCCCCTGCCGCACCGCTGCCGCAGCCTCTTGCCCGGCCGGCCTCCGCCGCCCCGGGAGCGGGCGCTGCTTCGCCGCTATCCCCGCCCGGTACGGGCGCGCCGGCACCAGGCCCGGCCATTCAGCACCTCTCGTCATCCGATCGCGCGGCCGCCCCCGAACGTCCATCCGGGGATGCAGGCTCGGCGGCCCCGGGCTCCGCCCCGCCATCCGCGATCGCCTCGGGCGAGCCGGACGGCGCCCCGGCTCGGGTCGCCGTGGTTCCCGCCGCGCCGGCGCCGCAGCCGCTTGCCCAGCAGCCGCTCGCCCAGCCGGCCCGCGCCACTCCGCTCCCGGCCGCCTCCCTATCCCAGCCGCCCGCCGCGGCGAGCGTGTCCCTGCCGGGCACGAGCCCGACGGCGTCGCCCCCCGCCGCTCCGGGTGAGCCCCCGTCTTCCGGTCGCGGCCCCGCCGTGACGCCGGACATCGCCGTCGACCGTCCGGCCCCCGCCGCGCCGGCACGCACGCCCGAGCCGCCGCACCGGAACGACGGCGAGCGCCCGGCCCCCTCGAACGCCAGGCTCCAGTCGGAGGCCAGGCTCCAGCCCGAGGCCAAGCCGGTCGCCCCCGGGGAACACCCGGCCGACGGGGCGGAGCCGGCCGCACCCGGGCCGGCCGCGACCGCCTCCGGGCTGGCCCCGGCGGCGCTGCCGCCCGCCACCCTGCGCCAGATCGCCGACGCGGTGACGGCCGGGGCCCCGCCGCCGCCGGATTCCGCCGCGATCCGGGCCGGAGCCTCCGCGGCGGCCCTCGCCGCCGCCGCCCAGGCGGAGGGGCCGGTGCGGCTCCTCACGCTGCAGCTGCGTCCGGCCGAGCTCGGCCAGGTACTGGTCCGGATGCGGCTCCAGGACGGTCGCCTCGAGATGAGCCTGCGCGCGGAGCGCGAGGAGACGGCCGAGCTCCTGCGGCGCGACGGCGGCCTCCTGACCGCTCTCGTGCGCGAGGCCGGCTACCAGCCCGACCTCGTCACGGTCCAGGTCGGCCGGGTGCCGGGCCAGGACGCGCCCGGCCAGACGTCGCCGGGACAGAGCGCCTCGCCGCAGGGCGGCCAATCCCCGTCGGCCTTCGCCGGCGGCCAGCAGCAGGGCGGCGCGACTCCGGATCAGCCGGCCCGCCGCACCCCCGACGCGCCTGAGGAAGGCGGGCGCCGGACCATGGAGCAGAGAGATGAAGCCCATCCTGGCGATCGCGACGGCGGCGGCCTGTACCTTTAG